In Coriobacteriaceae bacterium, a single window of DNA contains:
- a CDS encoding 4Fe-4S dicluster domain-containing protein, which yields MSLLTFAKTALGSMVKQPVTVCYPQEKLTAPERLRGHIVNDMDVCICCGMCASRCPAGALAVDRKGGTWSIDPYACVVCGECIESCPKHCLSMDTARTPVAADKTPTVETKSE from the coding sequence ATGAGTTTACTGACATTTGCCAAGACGGCCTTGGGTTCTATGGTCAAGCAGCCGGTAACGGTGTGCTATCCGCAGGAGAAGCTGACGGCGCCCGAGCGCTTGCGCGGGCATATCGTCAATGACATGGACGTGTGCATTTGCTGCGGCATGTGCGCGAGCCGTTGCCCGGCGGGCGCGCTCGCGGTCGATCGCAAGGGCGGTACCTGGTCGATTGACCCGTACGCCTGCGTGGTGTGCGGCGAGTGCATCGAAAGCTGCCCCAAACATTGCCTGAGCATGGACACCGCCCGCACTCCAGTTGCGGCGGACAAGACTCCCACGGTAGAAACTAAGTCGGAGTAG
- a CDS encoding proton-conducting transporter membrane subunit: MTLLYFLTLFPLVPALGMLLTRGDRARDAVGLIGSGIIMVVTVVVAVMFFGTGPQSFEVAPGTSHVLSVISSVIDVILCAVILYNAYKYRNALTTVLGIVQLVGSLVFAAMTLPAAEAVTATPLYLDYMSVIMVLAIGIVGSLICVYALGYMKDFQAHDEHEAALRRQTAPDRRPQFLALMFLFLSAMFVIVISDNLEWLFCGWEITTVCSFLMIGYTRTPEAIKNAFTQIILNMLGGIAFLVGLMYLHVNGMPLTISGMIELSGTGTAQSALLVMPVILLSLAALTKAAQMPFHTWLLGAMVAPTPTSALLHSSTMVKAGVFLMVKLSPLYAIYPVTGFMVTSVGAITFLLAALMAISQSNAKRVLAYSTISNLGLINACLGVGAPEAVWAAIFLILFHTVAKSLLFLCVGTAEHHIGSRDIEDMDGMFSRMPHLTRLMMLGIMGMFVAPFGMLVSKWGALVAFAQTGNVLMIMVLAFGSAATFYFWGKWLAKLSGVDPTAQNVEVNVHKTEWMALNTIAALLILCCVAFPVISSGLVSPYLAMVFGRVPYVIGKDAMYLMVVIVAFIAVVLLTSFRVSNKPHVNVYLSGVGTDNYRHFRGSMGREVKAEKRNWYSEDALGEKRIGPAGSVVCCAIILFALLCCAWIGPERLAMSAPSVLRGKYFEGSGVVGIFIGTVAFALIAPLVGGLIDGVDRKLSARMQGRVGPRLLQPFYDVAKLLRKAPASVNTMDDTYMACALIFTVVGGGIFVSGSNTLLCAFMVTLAAIFVVLASASTQSPFAQVGADRELLQVMSYEPAVLLMSVGLYLATDSFDSIAVTGQSAPIIVYSAPIFLALLAVLTIKLRKSPFDLSYSHHAHQEIVQGVATEMSGGTLAKMTLMHWCETVLFLMWVGMFFVWDNPVSWVVALVVMAATYFVEVLIDNTFARSTWRSCFKLGWGVALVFGLLNLMPILVDVFI, translated from the coding sequence ATGACGCTACTGTATTTCCTTACCCTGTTTCCGCTGGTACCGGCGCTGGGCATGCTGCTCACGCGAGGTGACCGCGCCCGCGATGCAGTGGGGCTCATAGGCTCCGGCATCATTATGGTGGTGACAGTTGTAGTCGCCGTCATGTTTTTTGGAACGGGTCCGCAGAGCTTTGAGGTTGCCCCCGGCACCTCGCACGTGCTCTCCGTCATCAGCTCCGTCATCGACGTCATCCTGTGTGCCGTCATCCTGTACAACGCGTACAAATATAGGAACGCGCTCACCACGGTGCTCGGCATAGTCCAGCTGGTGGGCTCGCTCGTCTTTGCAGCCATGACGCTGCCCGCGGCCGAAGCCGTCACGGCGACGCCGCTCTACCTGGATTACATGAGCGTGATCATGGTCCTCGCCATTGGCATTGTCGGCAGCCTTATCTGCGTGTATGCCCTGGGCTACATGAAGGACTTCCAGGCCCACGACGAGCACGAGGCCGCGCTGCGCAGGCAAACCGCGCCCGACCGTCGCCCGCAGTTCTTGGCGCTCATGTTCCTGTTCCTCTCGGCCATGTTCGTCATCGTGATAAGCGACAACCTTGAGTGGCTGTTCTGCGGCTGGGAAATCACCACCGTGTGCTCGTTCCTTATGATTGGCTACACGCGCACGCCCGAGGCCATCAAGAACGCCTTTACCCAAATCATCCTCAACATGCTGGGCGGCATCGCGTTTTTGGTCGGACTCATGTACCTGCACGTTAACGGCATGCCGCTGACCATCTCGGGCATGATCGAGCTTTCCGGCACCGGAACCGCGCAGTCCGCGCTGCTGGTGATGCCGGTCATTCTGCTGTCGCTCGCCGCACTCACCAAGGCCGCACAGATGCCGTTCCACACTTGGCTGTTGGGTGCCATGGTTGCACCCACTCCCACGAGCGCCCTGCTGCACTCGTCAACCATGGTCAAAGCCGGCGTGTTTCTGATGGTCAAGCTGAGCCCACTCTATGCCATCTATCCCGTGACCGGCTTTATGGTCACGAGTGTGGGCGCCATCACGTTTTTGCTCGCTGCCCTCATGGCCATCTCGCAGAGCAATGCCAAACGCGTGCTCGCGTACTCCACCATTTCCAACTTGGGCCTCATCAACGCCTGCTTGGGTGTCGGCGCGCCCGAGGCCGTGTGGGCCGCCATCTTCCTGATCCTGTTCCACACGGTGGCAAAGTCGCTGCTGTTCCTGTGCGTGGGCACGGCCGAGCATCATATCGGCAGCCGCGATATCGAGGACATGGATGGCATGTTCAGCCGCATGCCGCACCTGACGCGCCTGATGATGCTGGGCATCATGGGCATGTTTGTGGCGCCGTTTGGCATGCTCGTGTCCAAGTGGGGCGCCCTGGTGGCATTTGCGCAGACCGGCAACGTGCTCATGATCATGGTGCTTGCCTTTGGCTCGGCCGCGACGTTTTACTTCTGGGGCAAGTGGCTTGCTAAGCTTTCGGGCGTCGATCCCACGGCTCAAAACGTTGAGGTCAATGTCCATAAGACCGAATGGATGGCGCTCAACACCATCGCCGCGCTGCTGATTCTGTGCTGCGTGGCGTTCCCGGTTATCTCGAGCGGTCTGGTGTCGCCCTACCTCGCCATGGTGTTTGGCCGCGTGCCGTACGTTATTGGCAAGGACGCCATGTATCTGATGGTGGTCATCGTGGCGTTTATCGCCGTGGTGCTGCTGACTTCATTCCGCGTGAGCAACAAACCGCACGTCAACGTATATCTTTCGGGTGTGGGAACCGACAATTACCGTCATTTCCGCGGCTCGATGGGACGCGAGGTGAAGGCCGAAAAGCGCAATTGGTACTCGGAGGACGCCCTTGGCGAGAAGCGTATTGGCCCCGCGGGTAGTGTTGTTTGCTGTGCCATCATCCTGTTTGCGCTGCTGTGCTGCGCGTGGATTGGGCCCGAGAGACTCGCCATGAGTGCGCCCTCGGTGCTGCGCGGCAAGTATTTTGAAGGCTCGGGCGTCGTGGGCATTTTTATTGGCACCGTGGCGTTTGCCTTGATTGCGCCGCTTGTGGGCGGCCTGATCGACGGCGTTGACCGCAAACTTTCGGCTCGCATGCAGGGCCGCGTGGGCCCGCGCTTGCTGCAGCCCTTCTACGACGTTGCCAAGCTGCTGCGCAAGGCTCCCGCCAGCGTAAACACCATGGACGATACTTATATGGCATGCGCGCTCATCTTTACCGTGGTGGGCGGCGGCATCTTTGTGTCGGGCTCCAACACGCTGTTATGCGCCTTTATGGTGACGCTTGCCGCGATCTTTGTGGTGCTGGCGTCCGCCTCGACGCAAAGCCCGTTTGCCCAGGTCGGTGCCGACCGCGAGCTGCTGCAGGTTATGAGTTACGAGCCCGCCGTTCTGCTGATGAGCGTGGGCCTGTACCTTGCCACCGACAGCTTTGATTCCATTGCCGTGACGGGGCAGTCGGCCCCCATCATCGTGTACAGCGCGCCCATTTTCCTTGCGCTGCTCGCGGTGCTCACCATCAAGCTGCGCAAGTCGCCGTTCGATCTTTCGTACTCGCATCACGCGCATCAGGAGATTGTCCAGGGCGTCGCCACCGAGATGAGCGGCGGCACGCTGGCCAAGATGACCCTTATGCACTGGTGCGAGACCGTGCTGTTTTTGATGTGGGTGGGCATGTTCTTTGTCTGGGACAACCCGGTGAGCTGGGTCGTAGCCCTGGTCGTGATGGCCGCGACGTATTTTGTCGAGGTGCTGATCGACAACACCTTCGCACGCAGTACCTGGCGTAGCTGCTTTAAGCTCGGCTGGGGCGTGGCACTGGTGTTTGGCCTGCTCAACCTTATGCCCATCCTCGTCGACGTGTTTATTTAG
- a CDS encoding NADH-quinone oxidoreductase subunit C, giving the protein MQKAIYTTVGIDELLAHVQALKGAGARFVQMHAERCVDDGSYRLVYTFINVRAAQEQIARDGNYAIENLVVEGIDQYQEIPSISSYYPAVFPFENEAHDLFGLAVTDMQIDFKGFFYQVSTSEPMSVITPEVKAAREKAMKVRAAAEAKARKAAAEKAAAAAGEGAGGAAGAAAAQPAAAAGSDAQHDDAAAKAALKAAELEAKLAAMDPEKAAKVRAALAAKAARDKQKKEA; this is encoded by the coding sequence ATGCAAAAGGCAATCTATACCACCGTCGGGATCGACGAGCTCCTGGCGCATGTGCAGGCGCTCAAGGGCGCCGGCGCGCGCTTTGTACAGATGCATGCCGAGCGCTGTGTGGACGACGGATCGTATCGCCTGGTCTATACGTTTATCAACGTCCGCGCTGCGCAAGAGCAGATCGCGCGGGACGGAAACTATGCGATTGAGAACCTGGTGGTCGAGGGTATCGACCAGTACCAGGAGATTCCGTCCATCAGCTCGTATTACCCCGCGGTGTTCCCGTTTGAGAACGAGGCCCACGACCTGTTTGGTCTTGCCGTCACCGACATGCAGATTGACTTTAAGGGCTTTTTCTACCAGGTCTCGACGTCTGAACCCATGAGCGTTATCACGCCCGAGGTGAAGGCCGCGCGCGAGAAGGCCATGAAGGTCCGCGCCGCCGCCGAGGCCAAGGCGCGCAAGGCCGCTGCCGAGAAGGCCGCCGCTGCTGCGGGGGAGGGCGCTGGCGGTGCCGCGGGCGCTGCTGCCGCCCAGCCCGCTGCGGCTGCCGGCTCCGATGCTCAGCATGACGATGCCGCTGCGAAGGCCGCGCTCAAGGCCGCCGAGCTGGAGGCAAAGCTCGCCGCCATGGATCCCGAGAAAGCGGCCAAGGTCCGCGCGGCGCTTGCAGCCAAGGCCGCCCGCGACAAGCAGAAAAAGGAGGCGTAA
- a CDS encoding response regulator transcription factor encodes MRLIVVDDDRLVVDSLKIILGAQPQIEVVGTGANGNDAVALYTEYSPDIALLDIQMPGRDGLSAAREILERDPAARVVFLTTFPDDEYIVSALKLGARGYLIKTDVAAIPPALAQVMDGKRVLEGKAIEDINFDGADVEAGATRRPAAFVSLTDREFEVAELIARGLDNKEIAATAYMGEGTVRNHISSILAKMGLRNRTQIAIAYLRG; translated from the coding sequence ATGAGGCTCATCGTTGTCGACGACGACCGCTTGGTGGTCGATTCGCTCAAGATTATCCTGGGCGCCCAGCCGCAGATCGAGGTGGTGGGTACCGGCGCCAACGGCAACGATGCGGTGGCGCTCTACACCGAGTACTCACCCGACATCGCGCTGCTCGACATTCAGATGCCAGGACGCGACGGCCTATCGGCGGCACGCGAGATCCTCGAGCGCGACCCTGCGGCGCGCGTGGTGTTTCTGACGACATTCCCGGATGACGAGTACATTGTGTCGGCGCTCAAACTGGGTGCCCGCGGCTACCTGATCAAAACCGATGTCGCCGCCATTCCGCCAGCGTTAGCGCAGGTCATGGATGGCAAACGCGTACTCGAAGGTAAGGCGATCGAGGATATCAACTTTGATGGGGCGGACGTCGAGGCCGGCGCGACCCGCCGGCCCGCGGCCTTTGTCAGCCTGACCGACCGCGAGTTCGAAGTCGCCGAGCTCATCGCCCGCGGCCTCGACAACAAGGAGATTGCCGCCACCGCTTATATGGGCGAAGGCACAGTGCGCAACCACATCAGCTCGATCCTTGCCAAAATGGGCCTGCGCAACCGCACGCAGATCGCCATCGCCTACCTGCGAGGGTAG
- a CDS encoding ABC transporter permease, translated as MFNTIIITVKTLLRRPSTWVWGAIFPIALSTMFMFMFANLSSDGKVDPVPVAVVADEAWDASTFKDVATSLAKEGDDQLLEIHECDDAADANRALKAGEVAGIYTVDDAGTPNLTLLSSYDNSRASSVLTDRSILETVASSYTQNAELMSQIAQDNPAALADPEAVARALSLEGGTRRVSLTRTTPDGTVIYYYALFGLVAMMSAEFAALSVVDLQPNLSGLGARRCVGGLSKTTSLAGIFVGSWLVSFASMAIAIGYVRLVVGVDFGGREGLCLVGGAASALAATGLGLFVGTLPVKGGKASKSGILTGFATTCALFAGLYGEPAMALADDVARACPAECWLNPVKLICDMFNRLYFFEDLGPFAVRAGALVLMALLFVAAATLIFGRSRYEHL; from the coding sequence ATGTTCAACACCATTATCATTACGGTCAAGACGCTGCTGCGCCGGCCGAGCACGTGGGTTTGGGGCGCGATCTTTCCCATTGCGCTTTCAACGATGTTCATGTTTATGTTTGCGAACCTGAGCTCCGACGGCAAGGTCGACCCGGTGCCGGTAGCCGTCGTGGCTGACGAGGCCTGGGACGCCTCGACCTTTAAGGACGTGGCGACGTCGCTTGCCAAGGAAGGCGACGACCAGCTGCTCGAGATCCACGAGTGCGACGATGCAGCCGATGCGAACCGTGCGCTTAAGGCCGGCGAGGTCGCGGGCATCTATACGGTCGACGACGCGGGCACGCCCAACCTCACGCTGCTTTCGAGCTATGACAACTCGCGTGCGTCGTCGGTGCTCACCGACCGCAGCATTTTGGAGACGGTGGCAAGCTCGTATACGCAAAATGCCGAGCTCATGTCCCAGATTGCCCAGGACAACCCGGCGGCGCTCGCCGACCCGGAGGCGGTTGCGCGCGCCCTGTCGCTCGAGGGTGGCACCCGCCGCGTAAGCCTGACACGCACCACGCCCGATGGCACGGTCATTTACTACTACGCGCTCTTTGGCCTGGTCGCGATGATGTCTGCCGAGTTTGCCGCCTTGAGCGTCGTCGATCTGCAGCCCAATCTGTCGGGCCTTGGTGCGCGTCGCTGCGTGGGCGGTCTTTCCAAGACGACGTCGCTGGCCGGCATTTTTGTCGGCTCGTGGCTGGTCTCCTTTGCCTCGATGGCAATCGCGATCGGCTACGTGCGCCTGGTCGTGGGCGTCGACTTTGGCGGGCGCGAGGGGCTGTGTCTGGTGGGCGGTGCCGCCTCCGCGCTTGCCGCCACGGGCCTGGGACTCTTTGTGGGCACGCTTCCCGTTAAGGGCGGCAAGGCGTCCAAGTCCGGCATCCTTACGGGCTTTGCCACCACGTGCGCTTTGTTCGCCGGGCTCTACGGTGAACCGGCGATGGCGCTTGCCGATGACGTTGCCCGCGCCTGCCCGGCCGAATGCTGGCTCAACCCCGTCAAGCTCATCTGCGACATGTTCAACCGCCTGTATTTCTTTGAGGACTTGGGCCCCTTTGCCGTTCGCGCCGGCGCGCTGGTCCTTATGGCGCTGCTGTTCGTTGCCGCCGCCACGCTGATCTTTGGAAGGAGCCGCTATGAGCACCTTTAA
- a CDS encoding nickel-dependent hydrogenase large subunit, with protein sequence MAHRSVIPFGPQHPVLPEPLHLDLVIEDDRVIEAIPQIGFVHRGLEKLTEKRDMHQFGYIAERICGICAVGHSCGYASACERMLDIEVPGRVQYIRTILHELSRIHSHLLWLGLLADAFGFEALFYRSWTLREQILKIFESTCGGRVILSINEIGGLKHDIEDSELAGIVQTLDAMRPDYEALVHTFLDDDSCGERLHGVGVISKKDALDLSMVGPFGRASGVDYDVRMLGDGAYADLAAFEPVVAADGDCYARCQVRCAEVTQAMDIIKELVGKIPHDGIGGRTKLTPADGARGEVVIEQPRGEAYYYVRGNGTKNLDRFRVRTPTSQNLAGLTHALQGVLLANVPMIILTIDPCISCTER encoded by the coding sequence ATGGCACATCGCTCCGTTATCCCGTTTGGCCCGCAGCACCCGGTGCTGCCCGAGCCGCTTCATCTGGACCTGGTGATCGAGGACGACCGCGTCATCGAGGCAATTCCGCAGATCGGCTTTGTGCACCGCGGACTCGAGAAGCTCACCGAAAAGCGTGACATGCACCAGTTTGGCTACATCGCCGAGCGCATCTGCGGCATTTGTGCCGTGGGTCACAGCTGCGGCTATGCCAGCGCCTGCGAACGCATGCTTGACATCGAGGTGCCCGGCCGCGTGCAGTATATCCGCACCATTCTGCATGAGCTTTCGCGCATTCACTCGCACCTGCTGTGGCTGGGCCTGCTCGCCGATGCCTTTGGCTTCGAGGCGCTGTTCTATCGTTCGTGGACCCTGCGCGAGCAGATTCTCAAGATCTTTGAGAGCACCTGCGGCGGGCGCGTGATCCTTTCGATTAACGAGATCGGCGGCCTTAAGCACGACATCGAGGACTCCGAGCTGGCGGGTATTGTCCAGACGCTCGATGCCATGCGCCCCGACTACGAGGCCCTGGTGCATACGTTTTTGGACGACGACAGCTGCGGCGAGCGCCTGCATGGCGTGGGCGTGATCAGCAAGAAGGACGCGCTGGATCTGTCGATGGTCGGCCCGTTCGGTCGCGCCTCGGGCGTGGATTACGACGTGCGCATGCTCGGCGACGGCGCCTATGCGGATCTGGCCGCGTTTGAGCCCGTCGTTGCTGCCGATGGCGATTGCTATGCCCGCTGCCAGGTGCGCTGTGCCGAGGTCACGCAGGCCATGGACATCATTAAGGAGCTTGTGGGCAAGATTCCGCACGACGGTATCGGCGGGCGTACCAAGCTCACGCCGGCCGACGGCGCGCGCGGCGAGGTTGTGATTGAGCAGCCGCGCGGCGAGGCGTATTACTATGTGCGCGGCAACGGCACCAAGAACCTGGACCGCTTCCGCGTGCGCACGCCGACGTCGCAGAACCTGGCGGGTCTGACGCATGCGCTGCAGGGCGTGCTCCTTGCCAACGTGCCCATGATTATCCTGACCATCGACCCCTGCATTAGCTGCACGGAAAGGTAG
- the nuoB gene encoding NADH-quinone oxidoreductase subunit NuoB, translated as MDHKMSRSPWVIHYDGSSCNGCDIEVLASLTPLFDAERFGVVNTGNPKHADIFLVTGSVNAQNLPVVRQIYNQMLEPKCVVACGICACSGGVFRDAYNVIGGVDRAIPVDVYAPGCAIRPETVIDAIVEACGILDQKETVMRAGGDPLTVGGAATWDGGVELGEDGFVAAVAGTDGAGDAPVGKPAAPAAAKEAE; from the coding sequence ATGGATCATAAAATGTCGCGCTCGCCGTGGGTTATTCATTACGACGGCTCGAGCTGCAACGGATGCGATATCGAGGTGCTGGCCTCGCTCACGCCGCTGTTCGATGCGGAGCGCTTTGGCGTGGTCAACACCGGCAATCCCAAGCATGCGGACATCTTTTTGGTGACGGGGTCGGTCAATGCCCAGAACCTGCCCGTCGTGCGCCAGATCTACAACCAGATGCTCGAGCCCAAGTGCGTGGTGGCGTGCGGCATCTGCGCGTGCTCGGGCGGCGTGTTTCGCGATGCCTACAACGTGATCGGCGGCGTGGACCGCGCGATTCCCGTGGACGTGTACGCGCCCGGGTGCGCCATTCGCCCCGAGACCGTGATCGATGCCATTGTGGAGGCGTGCGGCATCCTTGATCAGAAGGAGACCGTGATGCGTGCCGGCGGCGACCCGCTTACCGTAGGCGGCGCTGCTACCTGGGACGGTGGCGTTGAGCTGGGCGAGGACGGGTTTGTGGCTGCGGTGGCCGGGACTGATGGTGCCGGTGACGCGCCTGTCGGGAAGCCCGCCGCGCCCGCCGCTGCGAAGGAGGCCGAGTAA
- a CDS encoding transposase, whose protein sequence is MSEATRTRTHAPEVRQRAVETLQEGVGHRALAAKLGIPQATARQWARAYAVGGADAVLNAGARHHTYSFDVKLAVVKDRLENGLTVREAMIKHGIPSESSVKAWCRQYRESGESALVDKPRGRKPRVKKAE, encoded by the coding sequence ATGTCGGAAGCAACTAGGACTCGCACGCATGCGCCCGAGGTTAGGCAGCGCGCCGTCGAGACCCTCCAAGAGGGGGTCGGTCATCGCGCCCTCGCCGCAAAGCTTGGCATTCCCCAGGCCACGGCTCGTCAGTGGGCCCGCGCATATGCCGTGGGCGGTGCCGACGCCGTGCTCAATGCAGGTGCTCGTCATCACACCTATTCGTTCGACGTAAAGCTCGCCGTGGTTAAGGACCGTTTGGAAAACGGTCTGACGGTTCGCGAGGCCATGATCAAGCACGGGATTCCCAGCGAGTCTTCGGTTAAGGCCTGGTGCCGCCAGTATCGCGAGAGCGGTGAATCTGCGCTGGTCGATAAGCCGCGCGGTCGCAAGCCGCGCGTTAAAAAGGCGGAATAG
- a CDS encoding ABC transporter ATP-binding protein, producing MTDIVHVENLVKRYDDLIALDHFNLSIAPGEIFGLLGPNGSGKTTSINCILQLLAYDKGTIELFGEPMTPARYDLKRRIGVVPQQVAVFDELTVRENIDYFCSLYVNDRKRRRALVDEAIDFVGLGDFTKFRPGKLSGGLARRLNIACGIAHKPELIFFDEPTVAVDPQSRNAILEGICRLRDEGATVAYTSHYMEEVEQICSRIMIMDGGRVLAQGTNDELKRMIQMGERVTVEVGAVEPVTVKRLRALEHVLSVELSGGELVCTCEASPHNLVDILDTLRAADVALGRVWSEPPTLNDVFLEITGRELRD from the coding sequence ATGACAGACATCGTCCACGTCGAAAACCTCGTCAAGCGCTACGACGATCTTATCGCGCTCGACCACTTTAACCTGAGCATCGCCCCCGGCGAGATCTTTGGCCTGCTCGGACCCAACGGCTCGGGCAAGACCACGTCCATCAACTGTATTCTGCAGCTGCTCGCTTACGACAAGGGCACCATCGAGCTGTTCGGCGAGCCCATGACACCCGCCCGCTACGACCTCAAGCGCCGCATCGGCGTGGTGCCGCAGCAGGTGGCGGTATTCGACGAGCTCACGGTGCGCGAGAACATCGACTATTTCTGCAGCCTCTACGTCAACGACCGCAAGCGCCGCCGCGCGCTGGTGGACGAGGCGATCGACTTTGTCGGGCTGGGCGACTTTACCAAGTTCCGCCCCGGCAAGCTCTCGGGTGGCCTGGCGCGTCGCCTCAACATCGCCTGCGGTATCGCGCACAAGCCCGAGCTCATCTTTTTTGACGAGCCCACGGTGGCGGTCGACCCGCAGAGCCGCAACGCCATCCTGGAGGGCATCTGCCGCCTGCGCGACGAGGGCGCCACGGTGGCGTATACCAGCCATTACATGGAGGAAGTCGAGCAGATCTGCAGCCGCATCATGATCATGGACGGTGGGCGCGTGCTGGCACAGGGCACCAACGACGAGCTCAAGCGCATGATCCAGATGGGCGAGCGCGTGACCGTCGAGGTCGGCGCCGTCGAGCCCGTCACGGTCAAGCGGCTGCGCGCCCTCGAGCACGTGCTCAGCGTCGAGCTGTCCGGCGGCGAGCTCGTCTGCACCTGCGAGGCGAGCCCACACAATCTGGTTGACATCCTCGACACGCTGCGCGCCGCCGACGTGGCACTCGGCCGCGTGTGGAGCGAGCCGCCGACCCTCAACGACGTGTTTCTTGAGATCACCGGCCGCGAGCTGCGCGACTAG
- a CDS encoding histidine kinase: MKTPARASDRRRFAAWEECHSCAGGPSTTRGFAYNTRMNRLFDKSIVLACCIAAAMGLAVDARLVAAFCLGIIATSLAEVAQGERTRRVSEAASYAYIIAAVFVPPFVPFAPLALYDIARRVRREHAWIALSIGSVFTFALVADLRADELTARTLLLTTILSVAATLLSLRTAQLEREQQRMRRIRDELQERALALEARNRDLADRQDYEVELATLAERARIAREIHDNVGHQLTRASLQAEALRVIHADEPGVAVDFADVKRTVDEALQLVRTSVHALNDNAVDLSVQLERIVEGARSDGGPQIELEVMTEHAPANVANCFAAVLREALSNTMRHACAHTATVRCMEHPSFYQLIVTDDGVGGVQAIGRGAAEGMGLASMRERIEALGGTFTAGPRAGVGGWRVFATVPKQQGDEDR, translated from the coding sequence GTGAAAACCCCCGCTCGCGCGAGCGATCGACGCCGCTTTGCCGCGTGGGAGGAATGTCACAGTTGCGCAGGCGGTCCCTCCACCACGCGCGGCTTCGCGTACAATACCCGTATGAACAGGCTTTTCGACAAATCGATCGTGCTGGCGTGCTGTATTGCGGCCGCCATGGGTCTTGCTGTGGACGCTCGCCTGGTCGCGGCGTTTTGCCTTGGCATTATTGCCACCTCGCTGGCCGAGGTCGCACAGGGGGAACGCACGCGCCGCGTAAGCGAGGCCGCGAGTTACGCTTACATCATCGCGGCTGTCTTCGTGCCGCCGTTTGTGCCGTTTGCGCCTCTCGCCCTCTATGACATCGCGCGACGCGTGCGCCGCGAGCACGCCTGGATCGCACTGAGCATTGGCTCCGTCTTTACCTTTGCGCTTGTCGCGGACCTTCGCGCCGACGAGCTCACCGCCCGAACGCTCCTGCTGACCACCATCCTTTCGGTTGCCGCCACCTTGTTATCGCTACGTACCGCCCAGTTGGAGCGCGAACAGCAGCGCATGCGCCGTATCCGCGACGAGCTGCAAGAACGAGCTCTGGCGCTGGAGGCGCGCAACCGCGATCTTGCCGACCGCCAGGACTACGAAGTCGAGCTCGCGACGCTCGCCGAACGCGCCCGCATCGCGCGCGAAATCCACGATAACGTCGGACACCAGCTCACGCGTGCCTCGCTACAAGCCGAAGCCCTGCGCGTGATCCACGCCGACGAGCCCGGCGTCGCCGTCGATTTCGCCGACGTCAAACGCACGGTTGACGAGGCGCTCCAGCTTGTGCGCACCAGCGTCCACGCGCTCAACGACAACGCCGTCGACCTTTCCGTGCAGCTCGAACGCATTGTTGAAGGCGCGCGCTCGGACGGCGGCCCGCAGATTGAGCTTGAAGTTATGACCGAACATGCGCCCGCAAACGTCGCGAACTGCTTTGCGGCGGTCCTGCGCGAGGCGCTCTCCAACACCATGCGCCACGCTTGCGCCCATACTGCCACCGTACGGTGCATGGAGCATCCGTCGTTTTACCAGCTCATCGTTACCGACGATGGCGTGGGCGGGGTCCAAGCAATCGGCCGTGGCGCCGCGGAGGGCATGGGGCTCGCCTCCATGCGCGAGCGCATCGAGGCGCTTGGCGGCACCTTCACCGCCGGTCCGCGCGCCGGCGTCGGCGGCTGGCGCGTGTTTGCCACCGTTCCCAAACAGCAAGGAGATGAGGACCGATGA